In Oncorhynchus gorbuscha isolate QuinsamMale2020 ecotype Even-year linkage group LG03, OgorEven_v1.0, whole genome shotgun sequence, the DNA window aggaaacagcagagcgaacacccccctatccacatcgatggaacagtagtggagagggtagctagttttaagttcctcggcatacacatcacagacaaactgaattggtccactcacactgacagcgtcgtgaagaaggcgcagcagcgcctattcaacctcaggaggctgaagaaattcggcttgtcatcaaaagcactcacaaacttctacagatgcacaatcgagagcatcctggcgggctgtatcaccgcctggtacggcaactgctccgccctcaaccgtaaggctctccagagggtagtgaggactgcacaacgcatcaccgggggcaaactacctgccctccaggacacctacaccacccgttgttacaggaaggccataaagatcatcaaggacatcaaccacccgaaccactgcctgttcaccccgctatcatccagaaggcgaggtcagtacaggtgcatcaaagctgggaccgagagactgaaaaacagcttctatctcaaggccatcagactgttaaacagccaccactaacattgagtggctgctgccaacacactgtcattgacactgacccaactccagccattttaataatgggaattgatgggaaattatgtaaatatatcactagccactttaaacaatgctaccttatataatgttacttaccctacattattcatctcatatgcatatgtatatactgtactctacatcatcgactgcatccttatgtaacacatgtatcactagccactttaactatgccactttgtttactttgtctacacactcatctcatatgtatatactgtactcgataccatctactgtatgctgctctgtaccatcactcattcatatatccttatgtacatgttccttatccccttacactgtgtataagacagtagttttggaattgttagttagattacttgttggttatcactgcattgtcggaactagaagcacaagcatttcgctacactcgcatttaacatctgctaaccatgtgtatgtgacaaataaaatgttatttgatttggtATGCCGCTGGCAAAGGAATGAAATATACGTTTTATCAAGTGTTTTGGTGTGGGCAATGAACATCCACAATAGATGTTGTTGTCTTGGACAAGCTCTGATCCTAAATCAGTCCCCTGAGGGCATCCTTACCTGCAGGTGAAAGTACAGGTAGCGCTTGGTGTCAAGCAGCTCTGGGTGTAAGCTGTTGATGAGTGCGATGGCCTCCTGTATCTGTCCCTTCAGGATCAGCTCTCTAATCTTTATCCTCTCATCTAGAGAGTCCAGGTCCACACTGGGCTCGATCCCAGACTCCATCCGAAACTTCTCGGCTGCCTCTTTAAACCCCTCTGCACAAACACAGACAAGAGTGAGACCATCAAAATCACCAGAAAAATCAACTGGATAGATCAAGGTAAAATGTGGGATTCTGCTTCTGTAAGTAGAGACAAGCTGAAGATTCAGAAAGGTTAACTGGGATAGAGAGCGGTTCAGATTGGAGGTTGTTTTAGCAGCAACTGACACAAAAGTGTGAATCGTGGAATACCTGTCACAAGGTAATTCATAATGAGCCGGTTCATGTCCGCCCTCTGTATGTGTACATTGTTGAGTTTGTCCATCCATTCATCTTTAGTAATATCTTCTGACTTTTCCGCGTAATTCATCATTGACATTGGGATCCTGcaaagtttaaataaaaaaatatgttagCTAGCAAGTAGTAATTGCACCGACATGTCTAGAAGGACTGTGGTCGAGGATGAGGTAAATTTGGTTTTATATTCACACATTCATCAGACATTCGCTAAAAGCCATTTACAAATGTAAAAATCAATAACTAATTAACCACGTCACAGAATCATCAAACTAGATATGATTTATTCTATATATGTCTAGCATACATTTACAACCTTTGTTTTGAGTAGAAATTCCAGTTTTGACTTAATGGAAATACATCAAATCTATCATATTCCATTTTAAACTGTATAAATCAATAACGAATTCACAGTTTGTCACAAAAACATGAAACTATGTATGATTTATTCCATGAATGTATACTTTACAACTTTTGTTTTAGGGAAAATTCAagttttgatttgatagagggcATGTAGTCTGTCTAGAGGGCGTGTGGTCAAAGTTCTAACGAGTCTGTTATACCCTATTAGAAGGGGCCTGACATAAAATTCGGCATCTTCAGTCATTTCAAATTAAATTACAGGAAAAAACTACAGATTGAAGGGGTAAGGTCTGGCTAACAAAGAAGACAGGTGGATGGATCAAGAGGACCAAGACAACCAAGAGGATCAACATGGAAACATGGAAAAGCacatttgttgtccattaaaataacatcaaattgatcagaaatacagtgtagacattggtaatgttgaaaatgactattgtagctggaaacagcagattttatatggaccattatcagcaaccatcactcctgtgttccaatggcacattgtgttagctaattttaaaaggctaattgatcattagaaaacccttttgtaattatgttagcacagctgaaaactgttgttctgattaaagaagcaataaaactggccttctttagactagtgaGTGTCTGGAGcgtcaacatttgtgggttcgattacaggctcaaaatgtccagaaacaaagtactttcttctgaaactcgtcagtctattcctgttctgagaaattaaggatATTCCATGcgtgaaattgccaagaaactgaagatcttgtgcAACGCGGTGTACTtcccccttcacagaacagcgcaaactggctctaacccgAATAGAAAGAGGAGCGGGAGGCCCAGGTGCACGACTGAacaagagaacaagtacatttGACTGTCTAGTTAGAGatacagacgcctcacaagtcctcaactggcagcttcattaattagtacccgcaaaacaccagtcacaacaacaacagtgaagaggcgactccgggatgctggccttctaggcagagttgcaaagaaaaaagccatatctcactagccaataaaaataagattaagatgggtaaaagaacacagacactggacagagagagatggctttttcattgcaactctgcctagcatcccggagtcacctcttcactgttgacgtcgagactggtgttttgcgggtactatttaatgaagctgccagttgagtgaccccaaacttttgaatgttaGTGTATGTTATGGTTCACTCTTAGTTTTCCTTATCTCCATTGTGGAACGTCCATGTTGATCATCTTGGTTCTCTTGATCCATTCACCTGTGTTCTTTGTTAGTAAGGCCTGACCCCTTCATCCTGTAGTTTTTTCCTGTAATCTAATTTAATATGACTGAAGATGCAGAATTTCTAATAGGGTATAACAGACTCGTTAGAACTTTGACCACATGCCCTCTAGACGTACTACATgccctctatcaaatcaaaactgGAATTTTTACTCAAAACaacgttttttttaaagtaagctaaacatttatagaataaatcATATATAGTTTGATGTTTCTGTGACAAATGgtgaattagttagttatacagttttAAATATAATTGTATAAATTGTATGTATTTATATCAAATGAAAACTGTAATTTCTCCTCAAAACAAAGGTTGTAAAAGTATGCTAGACATTTATAGAAAATATCATACTTCGCTTGATGATTCTGTCATAATCAGTGAACACTTtattgatttatatagctttaAATGGCATTTTATAGATGTTAATGTATTTCTGTCAAATCAGAACTGGAATGTTTATTCAAATCAAAGGTTGTAATAGTACACTAGACATTCATAGAAAAACAAATCATACCTAGTTTGATGATTCTGTGACAAATGGTGAATTACTTATTGATTTATACTTCTTTAAATTACATTTGATATATTTTATGTATTTCTATCCAATCAAAACTGGAATTTTTCCAACGACAAAAAAAAGGTTGCAAAAGTATGCTATACATTTATAGAATAAATCATACCGAGTTTGATGTTTGTGACAAACGgtgaattagttattgatttGTACATGTGTAAATGGCTTAGGATGAATGTTCGAATGTGTGAATATAAAACCAACTTTACCTCGGTGTGGTCGAGTGGTGTTTGAAGAACAAAACAACGTTAGTTATGTAGCTAACTAAATCCTTTAAATTCGAAAGGTTAGCGGGCTATTATTAACAATGATATCATATCTACCATCTATGCGAGGAACAGAGCGAATATTCTGGTCTCACACACCAAACCATTTAGTCTGAAATTAGCTCGCTAACTATCGTTATTTGTTGTGTTGATACTagctagatggctagcgaacATTAGGTTGTTGGTGCATCACCCACCAACATGTAATTGTAACATGAGTGAAGAGTACAATACGatacataataatatatatattatcgcTATCAAATATAGTAGTCAGCTTTATTGTTCAATTAAATATACCTGTAAAAATCGGCTACGGATGTGTAGTTGCTTCAAGCTCTCTCGCGTGAATCACGAAAACCGAACGTGATTTGGGGAAACAAAACTATGATTGGCCAGTGGAATGATGTCATGGTTACCAAGGAACAGTAGCAGTGATGGGGTCTGTTCAGAGGGGTTCAACGTTGCAAAAActttcagatagaaatgtattttgtggAACGGATATTTTATGTCTTGTAGAATTGGGCTGCAAGGTTCTAAACGTTCACCTCATTGTATATACCTTGGTGTAACTCGAAAGTATGTTCTGTGGAATTAACGCAATGTGAAAAAGTAAAGCAAAGACAGGTATTACTTCTTAGCGTACCCTGACGAAAACGTACTGCAGTCAGATGTATATAACtgcagttagagtgcagtatatCTGCCGTTATTCTGCAATTACTGcatccaaaataccacagtcgacTACAGTTGctgcacttttttttttttgcaagggTAGGCATACTTGGGTTTTCTCTGAGGGGGTATCTGGTTGAGAATCACCTATGCCTACTTTACTGTATTACATCTCTTCAAAAGTCCTTCAAATGCAAATGACTTCATCACATTGTAGCTATGTTCATTTATTTTTAGTAAACATTAGTTTATAATGCAGTAACAAGGCTGAGGGGCATCCCAATCAATGATCGTGCGGCGCGCAGGTCGATTGGAAGGTGTTCGGGGGCGGGGCCAGTATACTGCTGCAGCTGTCCATGGTTGGGTTTGGTGAGTACGCGCGGTTCTCTGGGATGAAACCATAATCAGACACTGTTATTATATCTCTTTGGATCATTTCCCTATACAGCGCATCAAAGCCGACTTCAAGAGGTAAGCATTGATGTggattgtttattttttaaacctaTTCTCCCCTTGCCCTTGAAAATTACTGCTGATTTGAGCGAGTCCTGTCTTGCAGTTAGAGAAGGCCAGCAACAAACCAACATGGATGCTGCGCAGTGCTGATGCAGCTACATAGATTAATCGCTCCAAGCATCGCATTTAGGCTACAGATTCAAAAAATAatcctgaatatatatatatatcataataTTCTAGTTGTCCTTATTGCAAACGGACATTCCATGAATGATGATCATGTATTCCATTTATTTGAACAGCGTTATAGTGTACGGATTTTAACAGCCTCAGAGCTTACGGGTTTTACATTTGTCGTTTATTGTGACAATTTGTTTGGTCAGTCATTTGTGTCATGGCCTAAAAATTGTAATAGTTTGTCTGGAGGTTGAAGAAAGGGTATTTTACGGCTAGTGCGCCATCTCAATAAATCTAGCCTATCTATGGTCAGCTGCTTCCTTGGAAGTCAATAACGATTCTCCTCCCCAGGACCACATCACATAAAGTCTCACCATTTACACTAATTACTTGAGATGTCTTTTTTTATTCAGGGACAGGCCTATGATGGAAAATGCTCAAAATTAAGCATTTTGGCCTTACCATCACTGCAGAAGGTCCTTGACGTTTTCTGAATACTGTAGGCCCCTGGGGTTCTCTGAATGCTGTATGCCCTTGTGCAGTCTGAAGCTGTAGCATCTTGATGTTTGTGATTTGTCGTTAACTTCTTACAGATTTCCTATCAACAATCTAAACATTTGACAGTGAGAGAGTTGACAGAGTTGCTACTTTGAAAAGAGACCTCCGAAGGGTACACATTGCAATTAATATCAGGGATTTGTGTGAGACCTCGGTTCTCAATTAGACACTGAGTGACTGAGAATGACAACACTCATATCTCATGTAAGTGAATTTGTTATTGATTTAGTAATAGCTACAGGATCCTGGCATTTGTAGGCCTATTCTAAGTAGAAACCCAATAGATATACAGTAAGCATATGTGACTAGGTTGTCTGATCTGTTGTCGAAAGGAAGAGGGCATCTAGGTTCACAGCGAGATGATTTACTCTACTCTTTCCTCTTACAGGGTAGGAACCCTGCTGAGAGTACACCATTTTGGAGTGGCGGTAGGGATATAAGGTGTGCAATAGATTCCTGGAGTGTGGGAGTATTTAGTGATTTTGGGGCAGAACCACATATTTGTGAGAATGAAAAATACACTGCTTCAGTCAACACACAGGGTGCTATAGGCTGAAAAATAGTGTAATGATGACTCATTGGTAAATAAACATGTGCAATCCTTCCTTTTCTCTGTGTTCAGATTGTGAAGGACGCGAGGCATCATGGCAGCACAAGAACAGGCGAGGCAGCGCTCACTCTCCACCTCTGGTGAATCACTCTACATTGTGCTTGGCATTGACAAGCTAGCCACTCCCGACGATATCAAGAAATCCTACAGGTCAGTCAGAGAGGCGCAGCCACTTACTGTATCAGTTATACTAATACTCATCAATAAAAATATAGCCACATTATTTTCTAGAGTTGTGCCACGTATAAATATAGTCTTATATTTTGTTAATTGGTACTATCTGATTCTCACTCTTATGTGTTCTTAGAAAACTTGCATTGAAATTCCACCCTGATAAGAACCCAGATAACCCGGAAGCTTCTGACAAGTTTAAGGAGATCAACAATGCCCATGCCATTCTGAACGACCCCACCAAGCGGAACATCTATGACAAGTACGGCTCCCTGGGACTGTACGTGGCTGAGCAGTTTGGCGAGGAGAACGTGAACACCTACTTTGTCCTGTCCAGCTGGTGGGCTAAGGTGAGACTGCGAGGTGCTTATAGGGAGGTGGGGGGTCGACATGTAGAATTGACTTTGTGTTAAAGATTAAATGGCATATTTTATAACACAAACCctgtaaaaacaaaacaaagcctCTCTAACACTGTTTTCCTTGATTGTTATTGTTTTATCTTCTTGCCACACTCTCTTGATCACTcttacacttctctctctctcacacacacacacacacacactgccttgtTTTCTCTCTGCAGGCCTTGTTTGTGTTCTGTGGCCTGGCCACTGGCTGCTACTTCTGTTGTTGCCTGTGTTGCTGCTGTAACTGCTGCTGTGGGAAGTGTAAACCGCGGCCTCCAGAGGGCCAGGAGCCTGACTTCTATGTGTCCCCTGAGGACCTGGAGGCCCAGATGCAGTCTGATGAGAGAGGTGAGATCGACTGCTTATTGTGTAAGAAACATGTTTCTGCATGAACCCAAATCACTTCATCACTGACCATTGACTTGTTTCAATTGCATGGTAATTTACTATGGAGTGCCATCATTACTGACCATGTATATcttactgtttgtgtgtgtgtgtgtgtcgctctctctctctgacagaggcTGGTGGTGAAGCAATCTTGGTGCAGCCATCAGCGACAGAGACCACCCAGTTGACGTCAGATGGTCACCATTCTACCTATCAGACCGACATGGGCTTCAACTAAACCCCACCCCTGTCCTGGCCTGTGGCCTTGCCTGCTACCCTGTTCCACCTTAAAAGGATGAACGAGAAGGGCAATCTGTTTAAACTTCACTAAGAGAGCCAAGTCCTGGATAGGAGATGGAGGAGTGAGCGTGGCCCACATACAGAACTCTTTAAGATACACCTCCCCTTTCCACCCGCTCCAGAGTGGTCCACTCCCGCCTCAATgtaggaagaaagagaaagaaaacattTGCTTCCCTTCCGTTTGTTCTTTCATATACTTTGGCCTTTGACCTCACAAACCTCCAACCCCACAGTCCCCTATCCATATTTCATGTAATTTTGTAGCATGCACTGTTTTGAGCTAAATAAATAATTGCCTTCATTATTTTTTTTCATACTGTTGGTGCACACATGTGAGTGTGGTTCATTTGGGGAACAGTTTACTTTATGTTTTTGCTCACTGATAAGAGAGGTTCGGTTCAGGGAGGTTGTGGATAGTGAGGTGTTTCTGTTCATTGTCTTTGCTGCATGACATCATCATTAAACATTCAAAATAGAGCTAGACAATTCTCAGTTTAAAATTGCCATCAGCTGATGCCAGTTATAAACACAGCTCATTTTCTTTAGGAACTTAAATCCATAGATTTAGACTCCTCTTTACCTGTGTTTGTGCCCATTGCATTGTGGTTATACTGTGCTGAGATCTGTGCATGTAAAGGGGTGGAAAGGGAGGGCAGGGCACACAAGCTGCATTTTATGACAGCAATATCATGAAATACTGATGATGACATTGCTTTCTTAACATTTAGTGGGTCTTGAATTTAACTGGCTTGGTTTGGTCTGTTCTTGTGTGAAGGAAGCATCGCTTTGTCCTGCCCCTAAAATCTGAATTGAATGCTTGTAATCTTGCCCCTGACTTCCCTGCATCGAAGAACTGACTAACACCAGAAGATAAATATCACACACAGGTTTGTTAACATATGTAGTCATGTATATTTGGTTTAGTTTTACTTGCCACTGTGCCACCCACAGTCCCGTTGGATTGTTGGGATGTGACCCAGACATCTCTGAGCAACACGTCTCTGCACATTTGAGTGGTTGTTCTCAATATCAAGTTATTTGATGTTTTACCTGTGCTTAATTTTCTTGTGGTTCTGAGTGTTACCCCACACTGTCTAACCCAAGGACCATGACCTGATCCAATTAGAGGGGGAAATGTTTTCATTCCAAGCACTGTTCATTTATGTTTAGATGTGATCAAAAAGACTACTGTATGGGTGTAGGGAAAAGTTGGGAGCATTT includes these proteins:
- the LOC124032124 gene encoding dnaJ homolog subfamily C member 5-like, translating into MAAQEQARQRSLSTSGESLYIVLGIDKLATPDDIKKSYRKLALKFHPDKNPDNPEASDKFKEINNAHAILNDPTKRNIYDKYGSLGLYVAEQFGEENVNTYFVLSSWWAKALFVFCGLATGCYFCCCLCCCCNCCCGKCKPRPPEGQEPDFYVSPEDLEAQMQSDEREAGGEAILVQPSATETTQLTSDGHHSTYQTDMGFN